The Epinephelus lanceolatus isolate andai-2023 chromosome 11, ASM4190304v1, whole genome shotgun sequence genome window below encodes:
- the LOC144464717 gene encoding ATP synthase F(0) complex subunit C3, mitochondrial-like, with product MYACAKFVSTPALVRAGSRALYRPLSASVLSRPELKTESTVAVMPQSPLTQVTLRGFQTSAISRDVDTAAKFIGAGAATVGVAGSGAGIGTVFGSLIIGYARNPSLKQQLFSYAILGFALSEAMGLFCLMVAFLILFAM from the coding sequence atgtacGCCTGTGCAAAGTTCGTCTCCACGCCGGCTCTGGTCCGTGCTGGTTCCCGGGCTCTTTACAGacccctctctgcctctgtgctGTCCAGGCCTGAGCTCAAAACAGAGAGCACTGTTGCTGTGATGCCACAGAGCCCCCTCACCCAGGTCACACTGAGGGGCTTCCAGACCAGTGCTATCAGCAGGGACGTTGACACCGCTGCCAAGTTcattggagctggagctgccaCAGTCGGAGTAGCTGGATCTGGAGCTGGAATCGGGACTGTGTTCGGCAGTCTCATTATTGGCTATGCTAGGAACCCATCTCTGAAGCAGCAACTGTTCTCATATGCCATCCTGGGATTTGCCCTGTCTGAAGCCATGGGACTGTTCTGTTTGATGGTTGCTTTCCTTATCCTGTTTGCTATGTAA